In one window of Bifidobacterium sp. WK041_4_12 DNA:
- a CDS encoding HAD-IIA family hydrolase, with translation MTVTKIETWLTDMDGVLVHENTALPGAAEFIDTLKSNNRRFLVLTNNPIYTPRDLAARLERSGIDVPEENIWTSALATADFVSRTIPKGSAYVIGEAGLTTALHEAGYVLSDSKPDYVILGETRTYSFEAITTAIRLILGGARFLCTNPDPTGPSELGVLPAAGSVAALVTKATGREPYFVGKPNPIMFRTALNRVGGHSETTAMIGDRMATDVMAGVEAGLNTFLVLSGITQRNEVETFPFRPDWVVDGIKDLIPVAQTGEVEL, from the coding sequence ATGACGGTTACAAAAATCGAAACCTGGCTGACCGATATGGACGGTGTTCTTGTCCATGAAAACACTGCTCTTCCAGGTGCAGCGGAATTTATTGACACCCTCAAGAGCAATAATCGACGTTTCTTGGTGCTTACGAACAATCCCATCTACACGCCTCGAGACTTGGCCGCACGCCTAGAACGCAGCGGCATCGACGTTCCTGAAGAAAACATCTGGACATCTGCATTGGCGACCGCTGACTTCGTGTCGCGCACCATTCCCAAGGGTTCGGCATACGTCATCGGCGAAGCCGGACTCACCACAGCGCTGCACGAGGCAGGGTATGTGCTTTCAGACTCCAAGCCGGACTATGTCATTCTTGGCGAGACAAGAACCTACTCATTCGAGGCCATCACGACGGCCATTCGTCTCATTCTTGGAGGTGCGCGATTCCTGTGCACCAATCCCGATCCGACCGGCCCAAGCGAGCTTGGCGTTCTGCCTGCAGCGGGCTCGGTTGCAGCCCTGGTTACCAAGGCGACAGGTCGAGAGCCGTACTTCGTCGGCAAGCCCAATCCCATCATGTTCCGCACCGCCTTGAATCGCGTTGGCGGCCATTCGGAAACAACTGCCATGATCGGTGACCGCATGGCAACCGATGTCATGGCTGGAGTCGAAGCTGGACTGAACACCTTCCTTGTCCTTTCGGGCATCACGCAGCGCAATGAGGTAGAGACTTTCCCATTCCGTCCAGACTGGGTCGTCGACGGCATCAAGGATCTCATACCCGTTGCGCAGACAGGCGAGGTTGAGCTTTGA
- a CDS encoding ribose-phosphate diphosphokinase — MVSTILEGNPDKNLILVAGRSHPKLAADVAEQLGIEVLETTAYDFANGEMYVRYTESVRGADVFVLQSHTTPINKSIMEQLIMIDALKRASARSITAVCPFLGYSRQDKKHRGREPISCRLMFDLLKTAGADRIMSVDLHAAQSQGFFDGPVDHLIAMPVLVDYVRDRLDLSNISVVSPDAGRIRVAEQWAQRLGGGPLAFIHKTRDITRPNQAVANRVVGDVKGKDCVLVDDMIDTGGTIIQAINVLHEAGAHSITVVATHGILSASAVERLKNCGAREVVLTDTVPIPEEKRWDGLTVLSIAPLLASAIKAVFDDGSVAELFDTYPEHHGQGFLFA, encoded by the coding sequence ATGGTGAGCACAATTCTCGAAGGAAATCCGGATAAGAATCTGATTCTGGTTGCTGGTAGGTCTCATCCTAAGCTAGCTGCAGATGTGGCAGAGCAGTTGGGGATTGAGGTGTTGGAAACAACCGCTTATGACTTCGCCAATGGCGAGATGTACGTTCGCTACACCGAATCGGTTCGCGGTGCTGACGTATTCGTACTGCAAAGTCATACAACACCAATCAACAAGTCCATCATGGAACAGCTCATCATGATTGATGCGCTTAAGCGAGCTTCTGCGCGTTCCATTACTGCCGTATGCCCATTCCTCGGGTATTCAAGACAGGACAAGAAGCATCGTGGCCGTGAACCCATTTCCTGCCGCTTGATGTTCGACCTGCTCAAGACTGCGGGAGCCGACCGCATCATGTCGGTCGATTTGCATGCAGCTCAGTCTCAGGGATTCTTCGACGGCCCGGTTGACCACTTGATCGCCATGCCGGTGCTTGTCGACTATGTCAGAGATCGTCTTGATCTTTCCAACATCAGCGTCGTTTCGCCAGATGCTGGTCGTATTCGCGTTGCAGAGCAGTGGGCGCAGCGACTTGGTGGCGGTCCGCTCGCCTTCATTCACAAGACGAGAGATATCACACGTCCAAATCAGGCTGTTGCCAACCGCGTCGTTGGAGACGTGAAAGGCAAGGACTGCGTGCTTGTCGATGACATGATCGATACCGGTGGCACCATCATTCAGGCAATCAACGTGTTGCACGAGGCTGGAGCTCACTCGATCACCGTGGTGGCAACGCATGGAATTCTTTCCGCTTCGGCAGTTGAGCGTTTGAAGAACTGCGGGGCTCGCGAGGTTGTCCTGACCGATACCGTTCCGATTCCTGAAGAAAAGCGCTGGGACGGACTCACCGTCCTTTCCATCGCACCGCTTCTAGCCAGTGCAATCAAGGCCGTGTTCGATGACGGCTCTGTCGCAGAGCTCTTCGACACCTATCCCGAGCACCACGGACAGGGATTCCTGTTCGCCTGA